From the genome of Mixophyes fleayi isolate aMixFle1 chromosome 2, aMixFle1.hap1, whole genome shotgun sequence, one region includes:
- the PDCL3 gene encoding phosducin-like protein 3, with protein sequence MQDPNADTEWNDILRKKGILPPKETPKEEEEAEEQIIKLQSVVKTYEDMTLQELEENEDEFSEDDERAIELYRQQRMAQWQATQLKNVFGEVLEISGQDYVQEVTNASKDLWVILHLYKQGIPLCTLINQHLAGLARKFKDVKFLKSISTTCIPNYPDKNLPTIFVYRDGEIRAQFIGPLVFGGMNLTQDELEWKLSESGAIKTELEENPRQQIQDQLLTSIRTSNATNKDSDSDED encoded by the exons ATGCAG GACCCCAATGCAGACACAGAGTGGAATGATATCCTGCGTAAAAAGGGTATCCTTCCTCCCAAGGAGACACCAAAGGAGGAAGAAGAGGCAGAAGAACAAATTATTAAGCTGCAGTCAGTTG TGAAAACGTATGAGGACATGACTCTGCAAGAGCTGGAGGAAAACGAGGACGAGTTCAGTGAAGATGATGAGAGAGCCATAGAACTTTACAG GCAGCAGAGGATGGCTCAGTGGCAGGCAACCCAACTAAAGAATGTGTTTGGGGAAGTGTTAGAGATTTCTGGACAGGACTATGTGCAAGAAGTGACAAATGCTAGCAAAGATCTCTGGGTGATTTTGCATCTTTACAAACAAGG aATTCCACTTTGCACTTTGATAAACCAGCACTTAGCTGGGCTTGCCAGAAAGTTTAAAGATGTCAAATTTCTGAAATCCATTTCTACAACATGTATACCAAACTATCCTGACAAGAACCTACCCACTATTTTCGTTTACCGTGATGGTGAAATCCGCGCTCAGTTCATCGGACCGCTAGTATTTGGTGGCATGAACCTAACACAAGATG AATTAGAATGGAAATTATCAGAGTCTGGCGCCATCAAGACAGAACTTGAGGAAAACCCCCGACAACAAATCCAGGACCAGCTACTGACTTCAATCAGGACTTCTAATGCCACAAACAAAGATAGTGATTCAGATGAGGACTGA